Proteins encoded together in one Lysinibacillus sp. FSL K6-0232 window:
- a CDS encoding LysM peptidoglycan-binding domain-containing protein, producing MSKEDYRDKIEEHRQSFEDEQKEQQTLSRVSRMNKNGNKNKKPKSSKRKTPLMTILFVIFILIPLTILIYFWKFYEPGKTIEQAEKESNSTEQVVELDPSEASASDKDKDDKKAQEQSEKDAEKLAAEQKAAEAAKQAEAAKKAEEAKKAEEARKAEEARKAEEARKAEEARKAEEARRAEEARKAEAARQAEEARKAEAARQAAQASTHTVKPNENLYRIALNHYGDGSEATLAKIRAANGMSSNTVVVGQVIKLP from the coding sequence ATGAGTAAAGAAGATTATCGTGATAAAATAGAAGAGCATCGTCAGTCATTTGAAGATGAGCAAAAGGAACAACAAACATTATCAAGAGTTTCTAGAATGAATAAAAATGGTAATAAAAACAAAAAACCGAAAAGCTCTAAACGTAAAACACCACTAATGACCATTTTGTTTGTTATCTTTATTCTAATTCCATTAACAATATTAATCTATTTTTGGAAGTTTTATGAGCCAGGAAAAACAATTGAGCAGGCTGAGAAAGAGTCAAATTCAACTGAACAGGTTGTGGAATTAGACCCTTCAGAGGCGTCGGCATCTGATAAGGATAAAGATGATAAAAAAGCGCAGGAGCAATCTGAAAAAGATGCTGAAAAATTAGCGGCTGAACAAAAGGCTGCTGAAGCGGCAAAACAGGCGGAAGCAGCGAAAAAGGCTGAAGAAGCCAAAAAAGCGGAAGAGGCACGGAAAGCTGAGGAAGCAAGAAAGGCTGAAGAAGCAAGAAAAGCAGAAGAGGCACGAAAGGCTGAGGAAGCAAGAAGAGCAGAAGAGGCACGAAAAGCTGAGGCTGCAAGACAAGCTGAAGAAGCGAGAAAAGCGGAAGCAGCAAGGCAAGCCGCTCAAGCAAGCACACATACTGTTAAGCCAAATGAAAACTTATACCGCATTGCCTTAAATCATTACGGTGATGGCAGTGAGGCTACATTAGCGAAAATCCGTGCAGCAAATGGTATGTCTTCTAATACGGTTGTCGTTGGGCAAGTGATTAAGCTACCTTAA
- a CDS encoding metallophosphoesterase, translated as MLYLGLLALVVIGFLLYMWKVAHENNVLYHRLTLQGEQEKVRLFFISDTHLRKVNKKMITQLEGQFDAVIIGGDFADRRTPISRIHENLTLLTSIGPTYFVWGNNDREVGEERLKDIFQTHHVQIIVNDAVQLPTKNRFWLSAIEDTTIKEHSFDKAFDKVGEHDLVVFIAHNPGVFAKVRAKFRADLMMGGHLHGGQIRFGPYGVHPNGSYRERDGVMTLVSNGYGTTLLPLRLGAKPQCHVIDIDILSK; from the coding sequence ATGCTATATTTAGGGCTATTAGCTTTAGTAGTCATTGGCTTTCTACTGTATATGTGGAAGGTAGCACATGAAAACAATGTTTTATATCACAGGCTTACATTACAGGGTGAGCAGGAAAAGGTGCGATTGTTTTTTATTTCAGATACACATTTACGGAAAGTTAATAAAAAAATGATTACACAGTTAGAGGGGCAGTTTGATGCGGTTATTATTGGTGGTGATTTTGCAGATCGTCGTACACCTATTTCACGTATCCATGAAAATTTAACGCTGTTAACCTCTATAGGACCAACCTATTTTGTTTGGGGAAATAATGATCGAGAAGTGGGGGAGGAGCGGTTAAAGGATATTTTCCAAACACATCATGTTCAAATTATTGTCAATGATGCTGTGCAATTACCAACAAAAAACCGTTTTTGGCTTAGTGCTATTGAAGATACCACGATTAAGGAGCATAGCTTCGACAAAGCTTTTGACAAGGTGGGAGAACATGATTTAGTTGTTTTTATTGCCCATAATCCCGGTGTTTTTGCAAAGGTTCGAGCAAAGTTTCGTGCCGATTTAATGATGGGGGGACATTTACATGGTGGGCAGATTCGCTTTGGTCCTTATGGCGTGCATCCGAACGGTTCATACCGAGAGCGTGATGGTGTGATGACCTTAGTAAGTAACGGCTATGGGACAACATTATTGCCTTTACGTCTTGGAGCAAAGCCGCAATGTCATGTGATTGATATTGATATTTTGAGTAAATAA
- a CDS encoding YpdA family putative bacillithiol disulfide reductase, which produces MQQADAIIVGGGPCGLAAAIALQNIGLQPIVIEKGNIVNAIYHYPTHQTFFSTSERLAIGDVPFIIEGRKPKRNQALVYYREVVRIKNIQVNRFEKVQSVVKQQNMFTVTTDKDCYETPYVVIATGYYDHPNYLNIQGEHLPKVFHYFKEGHEFFDTDVLVIGGKNSAVDAALELNKAGARVTVVYRGSEYSSSIKPWVLPEFEGVVKTGEVAMHFNSHVVEIREHEVVLAIDGKERVIKNDFVFAMTGYHPDHAFIRAMGVTIDEETGRPYFTPETMETNVEGLFIAGVIAAGNNANEIFIENGRFHGECIAQAIVQRRK; this is translated from the coding sequence ATGCAGCAAGCAGATGCAATTATTGTTGGAGGCGGTCCCTGTGGCTTAGCAGCAGCAATAGCTTTGCAAAATATTGGATTACAACCGATTGTGATTGAAAAGGGAAATATTGTGAATGCCATTTATCATTACCCTACACATCAAACATTTTTTAGTACGAGTGAACGCTTAGCGATTGGCGATGTGCCTTTTATTATTGAGGGACGTAAGCCAAAGCGCAATCAAGCACTTGTTTACTATCGTGAAGTTGTGCGTATTAAAAATATTCAAGTCAACCGCTTCGAAAAAGTTCAAAGCGTTGTAAAACAGCAGAATATGTTTACAGTAACAACAGATAAAGATTGCTATGAAACGCCATATGTAGTCATTGCAACAGGCTACTATGATCATCCAAATTACTTAAATATTCAGGGTGAGCATTTACCAAAGGTTTTTCATTATTTTAAAGAGGGGCATGAATTTTTCGATACAGATGTGCTGGTGATTGGTGGTAAAAATTCAGCGGTGGATGCAGCGTTAGAGTTAAATAAAGCGGGTGCGCGTGTCACAGTTGTCTATCGAGGCAGTGAATATTCGTCAAGCATTAAGCCATGGGTATTACCTGAATTTGAAGGGGTAGTTAAAACAGGCGAAGTTGCTATGCATTTTAATAGCCATGTAGTAGAAATACGAGAGCATGAGGTTGTTTTAGCAATAGATGGTAAGGAAAGGGTCATCAAAAATGATTTTGTGTTTGCGATGACAGGCTATCATCCAGACCATGCCTTTATTCGAGCAATGGGTGTAACGATTGATGAGGAAACAGGACGTCCATATTTTACACCTGAAACAATGGAAACAAATGTGGAAGGCTTGTTTATTGCAGGTGTTATTGCAGCAGGAAATAATGCCAATGAAATATTTATTGAAAATGGACGCTTCCATGGGGAATGCATTGCCCAAGCAATTGTTCAAAGAAGAAAATAA
- a CDS encoding asparaginase has translation MKKTILLIHTGGTISMAMSEEGAVMPNKENPLIRESNKLNTLAKIIEIEAFNLPSPHITPTEMLQLRNLILEQAAAQPIDGVVITHGTDTLEETAYFLELTTNLAIPIVLTGAMRSSNELGADGIYNLVEAVRVAVDEEAHNKGVLVVMNDEVHLAVNTTKTSTSSVNTFQSPQYGPIGLITKSRILFHHAPIRRQYVDVHNLTKRVALLKAYAGMEEDLLDIVLACKYDGVVLEGLGQGNVPPSVVKGIESLIERGIPVILVSRCFNGIAEGVYGYVGGGKMLEDLGAIFATGINGQKARLKLLIGLNTTGTPLNLRDFFL, from the coding sequence ATGAAAAAGACAATTTTATTAATTCATACAGGTGGCACCATTTCCATGGCAATGAGTGAGGAAGGAGCTGTTATGCCAAATAAGGAAAATCCACTAATAAGGGAAAGCAATAAGCTCAATACATTAGCAAAAATTATTGAAATCGAGGCTTTTAACCTTCCTTCCCCGCATATTACACCAACAGAAATGCTGCAATTACGCAATCTTATTTTAGAACAAGCGGCAGCACAACCGATTGATGGTGTGGTTATTACACATGGCACAGACACATTGGAAGAAACGGCTTATTTCTTAGAGCTAACAACCAATTTAGCCATTCCTATTGTGTTAACGGGTGCGATGCGCTCCTCCAATGAACTTGGTGCTGATGGCATTTATAATCTAGTTGAGGCTGTTCGGGTAGCAGTTGATGAAGAAGCACATAACAAAGGCGTGCTTGTCGTTATGAATGATGAGGTACATCTTGCTGTCAACACAACAAAAACAAGCACAAGTTCTGTGAATACCTTTCAATCTCCACAATACGGGCCGATTGGATTGATTACAAAGTCGCGTATCTTATTCCATCATGCCCCTATTCGTCGACAATATGTAGATGTGCATAATTTAACAAAGCGTGTGGCACTGTTAAAAGCTTATGCTGGCATGGAGGAAGACCTATTAGATATTGTCCTTGCGTGCAAATATGATGGTGTTGTACTTGAAGGACTTGGACAAGGTAATGTTCCTCCATCTGTTGTTAAAGGCATTGAAAGCCTGATAGAGCGAGGCATCCCCGTGATACTTGTATCCCGCTGCTTTAATGGTATTGCAGAAGGTGTTTATGGCTATGTTGGCGGCGGCAAAATGCTGGAAGACTTAGGCGCAATTTTTGCTACAGGTATTAATGGACAAAAGGCACGGCTAAAATTATTAATTGGTCTTAATACAACAGGCACACCACTTAATTTAAGAGATTTTTTCCTGTAA
- the prsW gene encoding glutamic-type intramembrane protease PrsW: MIILLSAAIAPGLALFSYFYLRNQMATEPRKTLFQTFLYGAFLTFPIMFLQYVLTEEGVFPYLYLQDVLFASIIEEFFKWFILLIAIYNHVEFDDPYDGILYGTSVSLGFATVENILYLLSFGLDTAFMRALLPVSSHALFGVVMGYYYGRAKFSKLVKTKEMIAMALCAPIVLHILYNTILSFKGHWVYLMIPFMVFLWWFGLRKVKLAHHHLVQHLHMHKKI; this comes from the coding sequence ATGATCATTTTATTATCTGCTGCCATTGCTCCCGGTCTAGCGCTTTTTAGTTATTTCTATTTGCGCAATCAGATGGCTACGGAGCCAAGAAAAACTTTATTTCAAACGTTTTTATACGGCGCATTTTTAACGTTCCCAATCATGTTCTTACAATATGTATTAACAGAGGAAGGGGTTTTTCCATATCTGTATCTTCAAGATGTGCTTTTCGCTAGTATCATTGAAGAATTTTTTAAATGGTTTATTTTATTAATCGCTATCTACAACCATGTGGAGTTCGATGACCCTTACGATGGTATTTTATATGGTACAAGTGTATCGCTTGGGTTTGCTACGGTTGAAAATATTCTTTACTTGCTATCATTTGGCTTGGATACGGCATTTATGCGTGCCTTATTACCTGTATCCAGTCATGCATTATTCGGTGTAGTAATGGGCTATTATTATGGACGTGCTAAATTTTCAAAGCTTGTAAAAACAAAAGAAATGATTGCAATGGCACTATGTGCACCCATTGTATTACACATTTTATACAATACAATATTATCATTCAAAGGTCACTGGGTTTATTTAATGATTCCGTTTATGGTGTTTTTATGGTGGTTTGGCTTGCGCAAGGTAAAGCTTGCACATCATCACCTTGTCCAACATTTGCATATGCATAAAAAAATTTAA
- the sleB gene encoding spore cortex-lytic enzyme: MRLVSILFALIVGISIIAIPQNDAIAFSDQQITRGAYGDDVIELQARLQYLGFYKSKIDGKFGYNTYWALRNFQEKYGLPVDGIAGTKTKKALAGYSDYDEKWVKAQLQAGNQFTYYGGKPLDQQVKKGTGGGNSSGSSNNNGTQTQVPPKYTERDLQLMANAVYGEARGEPYEGQVAVAAVILNRLESPDFPNTISGIIFQPLAFTAVADGQIWLEPNERAKEAVIDAMNGWDPSENALYYFNPKTATSKWIWSRPQIKQIGEHIFCS; this comes from the coding sequence GTGCGTTTAGTCAGCATACTTTTTGCTTTGATAGTAGGAATTAGTATAATTGCGATTCCTCAAAATGATGCAATAGCTTTTAGTGACCAGCAAATTACGCGTGGTGCCTACGGAGATGATGTAATCGAATTGCAAGCAAGGCTACAATACTTAGGTTTTTATAAGAGTAAAATTGATGGCAAATTTGGCTATAACACATATTGGGCTTTGCGTAATTTCCAAGAAAAATATGGCCTACCTGTAGATGGCATTGCTGGTACAAAAACAAAGAAGGCGTTAGCAGGCTATTCTGATTACGATGAAAAATGGGTGAAGGCACAATTACAAGCAGGGAATCAGTTTACCTATTATGGAGGAAAGCCTCTCGATCAGCAAGTGAAAAAAGGCACTGGTGGCGGTAATAGTAGTGGTAGCAGCAATAACAATGGCACACAGACACAAGTTCCACCAAAATATACAGAGCGTGATTTACAATTAATGGCGAATGCTGTATATGGAGAAGCTCGGGGAGAGCCGTATGAGGGACAAGTAGCAGTAGCAGCGGTCATTTTAAATCGTTTAGAAAGCCCTGATTTCCCGAATACAATATCAGGTATTATATTCCAACCTTTAGCGTTTACAGCAGTAGCGGACGGTCAAATTTGGCTGGAACCAAATGAACGAGCGAAAGAAGCAGTGATTGATGCCATGAATGGCTGGGATCCTTCTGAAAATGCGCTTTATTATTTCAACCCAAAAACAGCAACAAGCAAATGGATTTGGTCACGTCCGCAAATTAAACAAATAGGAGAGCATATTTTCTGTTCATAA
- a CDS encoding PepSY1/2 domain-containing protein, producing the protein MKTWLVILTAAVIGLGAYSIDLHGDKENLQRTVLAQYTDKLTDASEKLSHLQRAVSQSLLFQDEQAIHSELDSVWRLSSEVRSSIANIPIGQELSNEWLNYLGRLGDEAKRTAKTGDYAGWREKMPQISTNLQSLSDEWTAATVDFYKNDGKMDIWVKQVDQKNPNTNFDTVKDTLKGYGEKDFPLTLSESDYQKKIELKALQDTVITEKEAVEKVKYLFPTIKDATFTVTKSSDTAPYPFYHIQFHQGIRLGYVDLTEKGGHLLSYLVERPVDEAKLSQEEILKKAQAYVKKLGMEDVAYVESRENHQAWHVTFARVNPKDQALIYADGVQLKVAKDTGELLGANAMEYIQEENIKPQTAQPIDWKTFFQDDVHVQEVKNIYTDNGQFEQRLCYEVIALRDGATQETFRIVVDAEHHDVLKVEYLT; encoded by the coding sequence ATGAAAACATGGCTTGTGATTCTAACCGCTGCAGTAATTGGGTTAGGAGCGTACAGCATTGATTTACATGGCGATAAAGAAAATTTACAGCGTACCGTACTCGCACAATATACAGATAAGCTAACAGATGCATCTGAAAAGCTGTCCCATCTTCAGCGTGCGGTATCACAATCTTTACTGTTCCAAGATGAACAGGCAATTCATAGTGAGCTTGATTCAGTTTGGCGTTTAAGCTCAGAGGTTCGCTCTTCAATTGCCAATATTCCTATTGGGCAAGAGCTATCGAATGAATGGTTAAACTATTTAGGACGACTGGGCGATGAAGCAAAACGCACAGCAAAAACAGGTGATTATGCAGGTTGGCGTGAAAAAATGCCACAAATTTCAACGAATTTACAATCGCTATCAGATGAATGGACAGCAGCAACCGTTGATTTTTATAAAAATGATGGAAAAATGGATATTTGGGTGAAGCAAGTTGATCAGAAAAATCCAAATACTAATTTCGATACAGTAAAAGATACGTTAAAGGGCTATGGCGAGAAAGATTTCCCGCTAACATTAAGCGAATCAGATTATCAGAAAAAAATTGAGTTAAAAGCATTGCAGGATACAGTGATTACAGAAAAAGAAGCGGTTGAAAAAGTAAAATATTTATTCCCTACGATAAAAGATGCTACATTTACAGTGACAAAGAGCAGTGATACAGCACCATATCCTTTCTACCATATCCAATTCCATCAAGGAATTCGCTTAGGCTATGTTGATTTAACAGAAAAGGGTGGGCATTTATTGTCGTATTTGGTAGAGCGTCCTGTAGATGAGGCGAAGCTATCACAAGAGGAAATTTTGAAAAAAGCACAAGCATATGTGAAGAAGCTAGGCATGGAAGATGTGGCTTATGTAGAATCACGTGAAAATCATCAAGCATGGCATGTGACATTTGCGCGCGTTAATCCAAAAGATCAAGCACTTATCTATGCAGATGGTGTGCAATTAAAAGTTGCGAAAGATACAGGTGAGCTACTAGGAGCAAATGCGATGGAATATATTCAAGAAGAAAACATTAAACCGCAAACAGCTCAGCCAATTGACTGGAAAACGTTCTTCCAAGATGATGTGCATGTACAGGAAGTAAAAAATATTTATACAGATAATGGGCAATTTGAACAGCGGCTTTGCTATGAGGTGATTGCATTACGTGATGGTGCAACACAGGAAACATTCAGAATTGTTGTGGATGCAGAACACCATGATGTGTTAAAAGTAGAATATTTAACGTAA
- a CDS encoding flagellar brake protein, protein MEIKIGTQLQLEPTYTDRVEKFRCKVVEQQEHILYIDYPVNMATKKTAFLIDGSEFRATFRTEDNQAFAFNTEVIGRKAGTIPMIMLHCPKPDEFVKIQRREYVRVETPVDVAIQFKNYKYQLVTADISAGGLALILKGEVAFNEGDEVDLTVVLPFANGDVKYVMTTAVVVRIFEKDHKRLATIQLTDTDDVDQQHIVRFCFERQLTNRRKELDPFHS, encoded by the coding sequence ATGGAAATAAAAATTGGTACACAATTACAGCTTGAACCAACTTATACAGATCGAGTAGAAAAATTCCGCTGTAAAGTGGTTGAACAACAGGAACATATTCTTTATATTGATTATCCAGTTAATATGGCAACAAAGAAAACGGCATTTTTAATTGATGGCTCAGAGTTTAGAGCGACCTTTCGTACCGAGGATAATCAAGCTTTTGCTTTTAATACAGAGGTGATTGGTCGTAAGGCAGGCACAATTCCAATGATTATGCTGCATTGTCCAAAGCCAGATGAGTTTGTGAAAATTCAACGGCGTGAGTATGTCCGTGTTGAAACACCAGTTGATGTAGCCATTCAGTTTAAAAATTATAAATATCAGCTTGTAACGGCAGATATTAGTGCTGGTGGGCTGGCACTTATTTTGAAAGGCGAAGTAGCTTTCAATGAGGGGGATGAGGTCGATCTAACTGTTGTACTTCCATTTGCCAATGGTGATGTGAAGTATGTGATGACAACAGCAGTAGTGGTGCGTATTTTTGAAAAAGATCATAAGCGCTTGGCGACAATTCAGCTAACAGATACAGATGATGTCGATCAGCAACATATTGTACGTTTTTGCTTTGAGCGCCAGCTAACAAATCGCCGCAAGGAGCTAGACCCATTTCATTCATAA
- the cmk gene encoding (d)CMP kinase: MKKNIQIAIDGPAGAGKSTIAKLVAEALGFTYIDTGAMYRAVTYKALQQSIHLDDEEKLADMLATSTIELKPSPQGQLVFLDGQNVSAQIRSNEVTSSVSQVAAHAKVRALLVAQQQKLAANGGVVMDGRDIATHVLKDAELKIFMSATVEERARRRLIDNQKRGIDSSLDKLQEEIALRDKKDSERAASPLIQAEDAIFLDTTALSIDEAAQAILKLAKERML, encoded by the coding sequence ATGAAAAAAAATATTCAAATTGCTATAGACGGGCCTGCGGGTGCTGGTAAAAGCACAATTGCCAAGCTTGTTGCGGAGGCACTTGGCTTTACGTATATTGATACAGGAGCTATGTACCGAGCAGTGACGTATAAAGCGCTACAACAAAGCATACATTTAGATGATGAGGAAAAATTAGCTGATATGCTTGCAACAAGCACAATTGAATTAAAGCCCTCTCCACAGGGGCAGCTTGTTTTTTTAGATGGGCAAAATGTGTCAGCACAAATACGCTCAAATGAGGTAACTTCATCTGTGTCACAAGTAGCTGCTCATGCAAAGGTGCGAGCATTGTTAGTGGCACAACAGCAAAAGCTTGCAGCAAATGGTGGCGTGGTGATGGATGGCAGAGATATTGCTACACATGTATTAAAAGATGCCGAGTTAAAGATTTTTATGTCTGCGACGGTAGAGGAACGTGCAAGAAGACGTCTGATTGATAATCAAAAAAGAGGCATTGACTCCTCTCTCGATAAACTTCAAGAGGAAATTGCCCTGCGGGATAAAAAGGATAGTGAGCGTGCAGCATCGCCACTTATTCAAGCTGAGGATGCAATCTTTTTAGATACAACTGCATTATCCATTGATGAGGCAGCACAAGCTATTTTAAAATTAGCCAAAGAAAGAATGCTATAA
- the rpsA gene encoding 30S ribosomal protein S1 yields MSEEMNYAEQTFNEGDIVKGIAEQVDEKAVSVSIPGAPFDGIVPISELSSLHIEKASDVISVGDELELMITKVEEENYVLSKRKVDALKAWDALEQQFAAEEVFEAEVKDIVKGGLVVDLGVRGFVPASLVEDYFVDDFEDYKGKSLSFKIVELDKDKNRLILSHRAVVEAEKASQKKQVINQIQAGDVLDGKVQRLASFGAFIDLGGIDGLVHISQVSHEHVSDVSEVLSEGQEVKVKVLSVDPENERISLSIKETLPGPWSNIEERAAKGTVLDGKVKRLTSFGAFVEVFPGVEGLVHISQIAHKHINTPHEALKEGQEVQVKVLDINAEEGRLALSIKELLENPEAEEVVDYELPEENTGFSFGDVIGDQLKNFK; encoded by the coding sequence ATGTCTGAAGAAATGAATTATGCAGAACAAACATTTAACGAGGGTGATATCGTCAAAGGTATTGCAGAGCAAGTGGATGAAAAAGCAGTATCTGTGTCCATTCCAGGTGCACCGTTTGATGGTATTGTACCGATTAGTGAATTATCAAGCTTACACATTGAGAAAGCGTCTGATGTCATCTCTGTTGGGGATGAATTAGAATTGATGATTACAAAGGTTGAAGAAGAAAATTATGTACTATCCAAACGTAAAGTTGATGCATTAAAAGCATGGGATGCACTTGAACAACAATTTGCGGCTGAGGAAGTTTTCGAAGCGGAAGTAAAGGATATCGTTAAAGGCGGTCTTGTTGTAGATTTAGGTGTGCGTGGCTTTGTACCAGCATCACTTGTAGAAGACTATTTTGTTGACGACTTTGAAGACTATAAAGGCAAATCATTAAGCTTCAAAATTGTGGAGCTTGATAAAGACAAAAATCGCCTGATCTTATCTCATCGTGCTGTAGTGGAAGCAGAAAAGGCTTCTCAAAAGAAACAAGTTATTAATCAAATTCAAGCTGGCGATGTGTTGGATGGCAAAGTACAGCGTTTAGCATCATTTGGTGCGTTTATTGACCTTGGCGGTATTGATGGTCTTGTGCATATTTCACAAGTATCACATGAGCATGTAAGTGATGTGAGCGAGGTTTTATCAGAGGGACAAGAAGTAAAAGTAAAGGTGCTTTCTGTAGACCCGGAAAATGAGCGTATTTCATTATCCATTAAAGAAACGCTTCCTGGGCCTTGGTCAAATATTGAAGAACGTGCTGCCAAAGGTACTGTATTAGATGGCAAAGTAAAGCGTCTAACATCATTCGGTGCATTTGTAGAAGTATTCCCAGGGGTAGAAGGTTTAGTGCATATTTCGCAAATTGCACATAAGCATATTAATACACCGCATGAAGCATTAAAAGAGGGACAAGAGGTACAAGTAAAGGTGCTTGATATTAATGCTGAGGAAGGCCGTTTAGCGCTAAGCATTAAAGAATTACTTGAAAATCCCGAAGCTGAAGAAGTTGTCGACTATGAGCTACCTGAAGAAAATACAGGCTTCTCATTTGGCGATGTCATTGGTGACCAATTAAAAAACTTTAAATAA
- the der gene encoding ribosome biogenesis GTPase Der — MTKPVVAIVGRPNVGKSTIFNRIVGERVSIVEDIPGVTRDRIYSSAEWLTHDFNIIDTGGIEIGDEPFLEQIRQQAEIAIDEADVIIFMTNGREGVTAADEQVAKILYKTKKPVVLAVNKIDNPDMREMIYDFYALGFGEPWPISGSHGLGLGDLLDECAKHFPKEDEEQYGDDVIKFSLIGRPNVGKSSLVNAFLGQERVIVSNIAGTTRDAIDTPYEYDGQEYVIIDTAGMRKKGKIYETTEKYSVLRALRAIERSDVVLVVLNAEEGIQEQDKKIAGYAHEAGKAVVIVVNKWDAVEKDEKTMNVFTQQIREHFLFLDYAPIIFVSANTKQRVHQILPIIQRVSENHAMRIQSSILNEVIEDSVARNPAPTDKGRRLRIYYATQVAIKPPTFVVFVNEPELMHFSYERFLENRIRETFDFEGTPIRLITRARA; from the coding sequence ATGACGAAACCAGTAGTAGCCATCGTAGGTCGTCCGAACGTAGGTAAGTCAACGATTTTTAATCGTATCGTTGGAGAGCGTGTTTCGATTGTGGAGGATATTCCAGGCGTAACACGTGATCGTATTTATAGTTCGGCAGAGTGGTTAACACATGATTTTAATATTATTGATACAGGTGGCATTGAAATTGGGGATGAGCCGTTTTTAGAGCAAATTCGTCAACAAGCTGAAATTGCCATTGACGAAGCGGATGTTATTATTTTTATGACAAATGGTCGTGAAGGGGTAACAGCAGCGGATGAGCAAGTAGCGAAAATTTTATACAAAACGAAAAAGCCAGTTGTACTAGCTGTCAATAAAATTGATAATCCAGATATGCGTGAAATGATTTATGATTTTTATGCGCTTGGCTTTGGTGAGCCTTGGCCAATTTCTGGCTCGCACGGCTTAGGCTTAGGAGATTTATTGGACGAGTGTGCAAAGCATTTCCCAAAAGAAGATGAAGAGCAGTATGGCGATGATGTCATTAAGTTTTCTTTAATTGGTCGCCCGAATGTTGGGAAATCCTCTTTAGTGAATGCATTCTTAGGGCAAGAGCGTGTGATTGTTAGTAATATTGCTGGGACAACGCGTGATGCGATTGATACGCCGTATGAATATGATGGGCAGGAATATGTCATTATTGATACAGCAGGGATGCGTAAAAAAGGGAAAATCTATGAAACAACAGAGAAATATTCTGTGTTACGTGCTTTACGCGCTATTGAACGCTCAGATGTTGTGCTAGTTGTCCTCAATGCAGAGGAAGGTATTCAAGAGCAGGATAAAAAAATTGCAGGCTATGCACATGAGGCTGGTAAAGCAGTTGTAATTGTTGTGAATAAATGGGATGCCGTTGAAAAAGATGAAAAAACAATGAATGTCTTCACACAGCAAATTCGTGAGCATTTCCTATTTTTAGATTATGCGCCAATTATTTTTGTATCAGCAAATACAAAACAGCGTGTACACCAAATTTTACCGATTATTCAACGTGTAAGTGAAAATCATGCAATGCGTATTCAATCTTCTATTTTAAATGAAGTCATTGAGGATTCTGTAGCACGTAATCCTGCGCCAACAGATAAAGGTCGCCGTTTACGTATTTACTATGCTACACAGGTTGCGATTAAGCCACCAACATTTGTTGTTTTTGTCAATGAACCTGAGCTAATGCACTTCTCGTATGAGCGCTTCCTAGAAAATCGTATCCGTGAAACATTTGATTTTGAAGGAACGCCGATTCGTTTAATTACACGTGCTCGTGCATAA